Proteins from one Haemorhous mexicanus isolate bHaeMex1 chromosome 34, bHaeMex1.pri, whole genome shotgun sequence genomic window:
- the PPAN gene encoding suppressor of SWI4 1 homolog isoform X10 yields MGRPGKSRFQRQQRAQARQRSEQEFGSVPHSFVFARGRPGRSLRSLCRDLRRVLEPFTARSLQVRRSNSLRDLLAVAGPLGVTQFLALSKSQSGVNLKLFRLPGGPTLTFKVLQYSLVRDVVSALRRHRMHEQQFLHPPLLVLGNLGAQGGPELRLTAGMFQGMLPTLNVHRVNLNSIRRCLLISYEAESRLLELRHYSVQVVPVGLSRGIRKILQEKFPDLGRMDDVSQLLTGDAGLSESEAEPDGSQNVLELPQNCAGRGNAVTLQSAIRLTEIGPRLTLQLLKVEEGLGQGNVLYHGLAPKGEEELRELQVRRERRLQVRAERRRQQEQNLERKRQQRERHRERSLAGMGRAPGGPTGGPGGPTGASGGDSDVEDPGAPEAGEAEASDEDEAEYYRQELGEEPDTDLFPGCSKRKRSPSAAPRARKRRKRSPKSTPGTPKFTPGTPKSTPGTPKFTPGTPKSTPGTPKSTPGSQKFHPGTQKSHPGHPKNPKSHPGTPKSRPGNPKFHPGTPKSHPGSQKSTPGTPKSHPGHPKTPKSHPSKAGTPKSQRETPKSHPGHPKNPKSHPGTPKSRPGNPKFHPGTPKSQRGTPKSHPGSQKSTPGTPKSHPGHPKNPKSHPRKAGTPKSQRETPKSHPGHPKNPKSHRGKLLSPRKIPNFPRPGQARKRKN; encoded by the exons ATGGGGCGGCCCGGGAAG AGCCGATTCCAGCGGCAGCAGCGGGCTCAGGCCCGGCAGCGCTCGGAGCAGGAGTTCGGCTCCGTCCCGCACTCCTTCGTGTTCGCGCGCGGCCGCCCCGGGAGGAGCCTCAGGAGCCTCTGCCGGGACCTGCGCAGGGTCCTGGAGCCCTTCACGGCCAGGAGCctgcag GTGCGCCGGAGCAATTCCCTGCGGGACCTGCTGGCCGTGGCCGGGCCCTTGGGCGTGACGCAGTTCCTGGCGCTCAGCAAATCCCAGAGCGGCGTCAACCTG aAACTTTTCCGCCTCCCGGGGGGTCCCACCCTGACCTTCAAAGTGCTGCAG TACTCCCTGGTGCGGGACGTGGTCTCAGCCCTGCGGAGGCACCGCATGCACGAGCAGCAGTTCCTGCACCCCcccctgctggtgctgggcaaTCTGGGGGCCCAGGGGGGGCCGGAGCTGAGGCTGACGGCCGGGATGTTCCAGGGGATGCTGCCCACCCTCAACGTCCACAGG GTGAACCTGAACTCCATCCGCCGCTGTTTGCTGATCTCCTACGAGGCCGAGTCGCGGCTGCTGGAGCTGCGGCACTA CAGTGTCCAGGTGGTGCCCGTGGGGCTCAGCCGGGGGATCCGGAAAATTCTCCAGGAGAAATTCCCCGACCTGGGCAGGATGGACGACGTCAGCCAGCTGCTCACAGG ggaCGCCGGGCTGTCCGAGAGCGAGGCGGAGCCGGACGGGTCCCAGAACGTTCTGGAACTGCCCCAGAACTGCGCCGGGCGCGGCAACGCCGTGACACTGCAGAGTGCCATCAGACTGaccgag atCGGGCCCCGTCTGAcgctgcagctgctgaaggtggaggaggggctgggccagggcaacGTCCTGTACCACGGCCTGg CCCCCAAAGGTGAGGAGGAGCTGCGGGAGCTGCAGGTGCGGCGCGAGCGGCGGCTGCAGGTGagggcggagcggcggcggcagcaggagcagaacctGGAGAGGAAACGGCAGCAGAGGGAGcggcacag AGAGCGCAGCCTGGCCGGGATGGGCCGGGCCCCAGGTGGCCCCACAGGTGGCCCAGGTGGCCCCACAGGTGCCAGCGGAGGTGACAGCGACGTCGAGGACCCCGGCGCACCTGAGGCAGGTGAGGCCGAGGCGTCGGACGAGGACGAGGCCGAATATTACAgacaggagctgggggaggagcCTGACACAG atttgttccctggctgctccaagaGGAAGCGAAGCCCCTCGGCCGCGCCCCGAGCCCGGAAACGACGGAAGAGGAGCCCAAAATCCacccctggaaccccaaaattcacccctggaaccccaaaatccacccctggaaccccaaaattcacccctggaaccccaaaatccacccctggaaccccaaaatccacccctggatcccaaaaattccacccAGGAacacaaaaatcccacccaggacaccccaaaaaccccaaatcccacccaggaacccccaaatcccgccctggaaatcccaaatttcatc ctggcaccccaaaatcccatcctggatcccaaaaatccacacctggcaccccaaaatcccacccaggacaccccaaaactcccaaatcccaccccagcaAAGctggaacccccaaatcccaacgggaaaccccaaaatcccacccaggacaccccaaaaaccccaaatcccacccaggaacccccaaatcccgccctggaaatcccaaatttcatcctggcaccccaaaatcccaacggggaaccccaaaatcccatcctggatcccaaaaatccacacctggcaccccaaaatcccacccaggacaccccaaaaaccccaaatcccaccccaggaaagctggaacccccaaatcccaacgggaaaccccaaaatcccacccaggacaccccaaaaaccccaaatcccaccggGGGAAGCTCCTGAGCCCCcggaaaatcccaaatttccctcgGCCAGGACAGGCCcggaaaaggaaaaattga
- the PPAN gene encoding suppressor of SWI4 1 homolog isoform X11, giving the protein MGRPGKSRFQRQQRAQARQRSEQEFGSVPHSFVFARGRPGRSLRSLCRDLRRVLEPFTARSLQVRRSNSLRDLLAVAGPLGVTQFLALSKSQSGVNLKLFRLPGGPTLTFKVLQYSLVRDVVSALRRHRMHEQQFLHPPLLVLGNLGAQGGPELRLTAGMFQGMLPTLNVHRVNLNSIRRCLLISYEAESRLLELRHYSVQVVPVGLSRGIRKILQEKFPDLGRMDDVSQLLTGDAGLSESEAEPDGSQNVLELPQNCAGRGNAVTLQSAIRLTEIGPRLTLQLLKVEEGLGQGNVLYHGLAPKGEEELRELQVRRERRLQVRAERRRQQEQNLERKRQQRERHRERSLAGMGRAPGGPTGGPGGPTGASGGDSDVEDPGAPEAGEAEASDEDEAEYYRQELGEEPDTDLFPGCSKRKRSPSAAPRARKRRKRSPKSTPGTPKFTPGTPKSTPGTPKFTPGTPKSTPGTPKSTPGSQKFHPGTQKSHPGHPKNPKSHPGTPKSRPGNPKFHPGTPKFHPGSQKSTPGTPKSHPGHPKTPKSHPSKAGTPKSQRETPKSHPGHPKNPKSHPGTPKSRPGNPKFHPGTPKSQRGTPKSHPGSQKSTPGTPKSHPGHPKNPKSHPRKAGTPKSQRETPKSHPGHPKNPKSHRGKLLSPRKIPNFPRPGQARKRKN; this is encoded by the exons ATGGGGCGGCCCGGGAAG AGCCGATTCCAGCGGCAGCAGCGGGCTCAGGCCCGGCAGCGCTCGGAGCAGGAGTTCGGCTCCGTCCCGCACTCCTTCGTGTTCGCGCGCGGCCGCCCCGGGAGGAGCCTCAGGAGCCTCTGCCGGGACCTGCGCAGGGTCCTGGAGCCCTTCACGGCCAGGAGCctgcag GTGCGCCGGAGCAATTCCCTGCGGGACCTGCTGGCCGTGGCCGGGCCCTTGGGCGTGACGCAGTTCCTGGCGCTCAGCAAATCCCAGAGCGGCGTCAACCTG aAACTTTTCCGCCTCCCGGGGGGTCCCACCCTGACCTTCAAAGTGCTGCAG TACTCCCTGGTGCGGGACGTGGTCTCAGCCCTGCGGAGGCACCGCATGCACGAGCAGCAGTTCCTGCACCCCcccctgctggtgctgggcaaTCTGGGGGCCCAGGGGGGGCCGGAGCTGAGGCTGACGGCCGGGATGTTCCAGGGGATGCTGCCCACCCTCAACGTCCACAGG GTGAACCTGAACTCCATCCGCCGCTGTTTGCTGATCTCCTACGAGGCCGAGTCGCGGCTGCTGGAGCTGCGGCACTA CAGTGTCCAGGTGGTGCCCGTGGGGCTCAGCCGGGGGATCCGGAAAATTCTCCAGGAGAAATTCCCCGACCTGGGCAGGATGGACGACGTCAGCCAGCTGCTCACAGG ggaCGCCGGGCTGTCCGAGAGCGAGGCGGAGCCGGACGGGTCCCAGAACGTTCTGGAACTGCCCCAGAACTGCGCCGGGCGCGGCAACGCCGTGACACTGCAGAGTGCCATCAGACTGaccgag atCGGGCCCCGTCTGAcgctgcagctgctgaaggtggaggaggggctgggccagggcaacGTCCTGTACCACGGCCTGg CCCCCAAAGGTGAGGAGGAGCTGCGGGAGCTGCAGGTGCGGCGCGAGCGGCGGCTGCAGGTGagggcggagcggcggcggcagcaggagcagaacctGGAGAGGAAACGGCAGCAGAGGGAGcggcacag AGAGCGCAGCCTGGCCGGGATGGGCCGGGCCCCAGGTGGCCCCACAGGTGGCCCAGGTGGCCCCACAGGTGCCAGCGGAGGTGACAGCGACGTCGAGGACCCCGGCGCACCTGAGGCAGGTGAGGCCGAGGCGTCGGACGAGGACGAGGCCGAATATTACAgacaggagctgggggaggagcCTGACACAG atttgttccctggctgctccaagaGGAAGCGAAGCCCCTCGGCCGCGCCCCGAGCCCGGAAACGACGGAAGAGGAGCCCAAAATCCacccctggaaccccaaaattcacccctggaaccccaaaatccacccctggaaccccaaaattcacccctggaaccccaaaatccacccctggaaccccaaaatccacccctggatcccaaaaattccacccAGGAacacaaaaatcccacccaggacaccccaaaaaccccaaatcccacccaggaacccccaaatcccgccctggaaatcccaaatttcatc ctggcaccccaaaattccatcctggatcccaaaaatccacac ctggcaccccaaaatcccacccaggacaccccaaaactcccaaatcccaccccagcaAAGctggaacccccaaatcccaacgggaaaccccaaaatcccacccaggacaccccaaaaaccccaaatcccacccaggaacccccaaatcccgccctggaaatcccaaatttcatcctggcaccccaaaatcccaacggggaaccccaaaatcccatcctggatcccaaaaatccacacctggcaccccaaaatcccacccaggacaccccaaaaaccccaaatcccaccccaggaaagctggaacccccaaatcccaacgggaaaccccaaaatcccacccaggacaccccaaaaaccccaaatcccaccggGGGAAGCTCCTGAGCCCCcggaaaatcccaaatttccctcgGCCAGGACAGGCCcggaaaaggaaaaattga
- the PPAN gene encoding suppressor of SWI4 1 homolog isoform X9: MGRPGKSRFQRQQRAQARQRSEQEFGSVPHSFVFARGRPGRSLRSLCRDLRRVLEPFTARSLQVRRSNSLRDLLAVAGPLGVTQFLALSKSQSGVNLKLFRLPGGPTLTFKVLQYSLVRDVVSALRRHRMHEQQFLHPPLLVLGNLGAQGGPELRLTAGMFQGMLPTLNVHRVNLNSIRRCLLISYEAESRLLELRHYSVQVVPVGLSRGIRKILQEKFPDLGRMDDVSQLLTGDAGLSESEAEPDGSQNVLELPQNCAGRGNAVTLQSAIRLTEIGPRLTLQLLKVEEGLGQGNVLYHGLAPKGEEELRELQVRRERRLQVRAERRRQQEQNLERKRQQRERHRERSLAGMGRAPGGPTGGPGGPTGASGGDSDVEDPGAPEAGEAEASDEDEAEYYRQELGEEPDTDLFPGCSKRKRSPSAAPRARKRRKRSPKSTPGTPKFTPGTPKSTPGTPKFTPGTPKSTPGTPKSTPGSQKFHPGTQKSHPGHPKNPKSHPGTPKSRPGNPKFHPGTPKSQRGTPKSHPGSQKSTPGTPKSHPGHPKTPKSHPSKAGTPKSQRETPKSHPGHPKNPKSHPGTPKSRPGNPKFHPGTPKSQRGTPKSHPGSQKSTPGTPKSHPGHPKNPKSHPRKAGTPKSQRETPKSHPGHPKNPKSHRGKLLSPRKIPNFPRPGQARKRKN, translated from the exons ATGGGGCGGCCCGGGAAG AGCCGATTCCAGCGGCAGCAGCGGGCTCAGGCCCGGCAGCGCTCGGAGCAGGAGTTCGGCTCCGTCCCGCACTCCTTCGTGTTCGCGCGCGGCCGCCCCGGGAGGAGCCTCAGGAGCCTCTGCCGGGACCTGCGCAGGGTCCTGGAGCCCTTCACGGCCAGGAGCctgcag GTGCGCCGGAGCAATTCCCTGCGGGACCTGCTGGCCGTGGCCGGGCCCTTGGGCGTGACGCAGTTCCTGGCGCTCAGCAAATCCCAGAGCGGCGTCAACCTG aAACTTTTCCGCCTCCCGGGGGGTCCCACCCTGACCTTCAAAGTGCTGCAG TACTCCCTGGTGCGGGACGTGGTCTCAGCCCTGCGGAGGCACCGCATGCACGAGCAGCAGTTCCTGCACCCCcccctgctggtgctgggcaaTCTGGGGGCCCAGGGGGGGCCGGAGCTGAGGCTGACGGCCGGGATGTTCCAGGGGATGCTGCCCACCCTCAACGTCCACAGG GTGAACCTGAACTCCATCCGCCGCTGTTTGCTGATCTCCTACGAGGCCGAGTCGCGGCTGCTGGAGCTGCGGCACTA CAGTGTCCAGGTGGTGCCCGTGGGGCTCAGCCGGGGGATCCGGAAAATTCTCCAGGAGAAATTCCCCGACCTGGGCAGGATGGACGACGTCAGCCAGCTGCTCACAGG ggaCGCCGGGCTGTCCGAGAGCGAGGCGGAGCCGGACGGGTCCCAGAACGTTCTGGAACTGCCCCAGAACTGCGCCGGGCGCGGCAACGCCGTGACACTGCAGAGTGCCATCAGACTGaccgag atCGGGCCCCGTCTGAcgctgcagctgctgaaggtggaggaggggctgggccagggcaacGTCCTGTACCACGGCCTGg CCCCCAAAGGTGAGGAGGAGCTGCGGGAGCTGCAGGTGCGGCGCGAGCGGCGGCTGCAGGTGagggcggagcggcggcggcagcaggagcagaacctGGAGAGGAAACGGCAGCAGAGGGAGcggcacag AGAGCGCAGCCTGGCCGGGATGGGCCGGGCCCCAGGTGGCCCCACAGGTGGCCCAGGTGGCCCCACAGGTGCCAGCGGAGGTGACAGCGACGTCGAGGACCCCGGCGCACCTGAGGCAGGTGAGGCCGAGGCGTCGGACGAGGACGAGGCCGAATATTACAgacaggagctgggggaggagcCTGACACAG atttgttccctggctgctccaagaGGAAGCGAAGCCCCTCGGCCGCGCCCCGAGCCCGGAAACGACGGAAGAGGAGCCCAAAATCCacccctggaaccccaaaattcacccctggaaccccaaaatccacccctggaaccccaaaattcacccctggaaccccaaaatccacccctggaaccccaaaatccacccctggatcccaaaaattccacccAGGAacacaaaaatcccacccaggacaccccaaaaaccccaaatcccacccaggaacccccaaatcccgccctggaaatcccaaatttcatcctggcaccccaaaatcccaacggggaaccccaaaatcccatcctggatcccaaaaatccacac ctggcaccccaaaatcccacccaggacaccccaaaactcccaaatcccaccccagcaAAGctggaacccccaaatcccaacgggaaaccccaaaatcccacccaggacaccccaaaaaccccaaatcccacccaggaacccccaaatcccgccctggaaatcccaaatttcatcctggcaccccaaaatcccaacggggaaccccaaaatcccatcctggatcccaaaaatccacacctggcaccccaaaatcccacccaggacaccccaaaaaccccaaatcccaccccaggaaagctggaacccccaaatcccaacgggaaaccccaaaatcccacccaggacaccccaaaaaccccaaatcccaccggGGGAAGCTCCTGAGCCCCcggaaaatcccaaatttccctcgGCCAGGACAGGCCcggaaaaggaaaaattga
- the PPAN gene encoding suppressor of SWI4 1 homolog isoform X6: MGRPGKSRFQRQQRAQARQRSEQEFGSVPHSFVFARGRPGRSLRSLCRDLRRVLEPFTARSLQVRRSNSLRDLLAVAGPLGVTQFLALSKSQSGVNLKLFRLPGGPTLTFKVLQYSLVRDVVSALRRHRMHEQQFLHPPLLVLGNLGAQGGPELRLTAGMFQGMLPTLNVHRVGEGEPELHPPLFADLLRGRVAAAGAAALQCPGGARGAQPGDPENSPGEIPRPGQDGRRQPAAHRGRRAVRERGGAGRVPERSGTAPELRRARQRRDTAECHQTDRAPKGEEELRELQVRRERRLQVRAERRRQQEQNLERKRQQRERHRERSLAGMGRAPGGPTGGPGGPTGASGGDSDVEDPGAPEAGEAEASDEDEAEYYRQELGEEPDTDLFPGCSKRKRSPSAAPRARKRRKRSPKSTPGTPKFTPGTPKSTPGTPKFTPGTPKSTPGTPKSTPGSQKFHPGTQKSHPGHPKNPKSHPGTPKSRPGNPKFHPGTPKSQRGTPKSHPGSQKSTPGTPKFHPGSQKSTPGTPKSHPGSQKSTPGTPKSHPGHPKTPKSHPSKAGTPKSQRETPKSHPGHPKNPKSHPGTPKSRPGNPKFHPGTPKSQRGTPKSHPGSQKSTPGTPKSHPGHPKNPKSHPRKAGTPKSQRETPKSHPGHPKNPKSHRGKLLSPRKIPNFPRPGQARKRKN, from the exons ATGGGGCGGCCCGGGAAG AGCCGATTCCAGCGGCAGCAGCGGGCTCAGGCCCGGCAGCGCTCGGAGCAGGAGTTCGGCTCCGTCCCGCACTCCTTCGTGTTCGCGCGCGGCCGCCCCGGGAGGAGCCTCAGGAGCCTCTGCCGGGACCTGCGCAGGGTCCTGGAGCCCTTCACGGCCAGGAGCctgcag GTGCGCCGGAGCAATTCCCTGCGGGACCTGCTGGCCGTGGCCGGGCCCTTGGGCGTGACGCAGTTCCTGGCGCTCAGCAAATCCCAGAGCGGCGTCAACCTG aAACTTTTCCGCCTCCCGGGGGGTCCCACCCTGACCTTCAAAGTGCTGCAG TACTCCCTGGTGCGGGACGTGGTCTCAGCCCTGCGGAGGCACCGCATGCACGAGCAGCAGTTCCTGCACCCCcccctgctggtgctgggcaaTCTGGGGGCCCAGGGGGGGCCGGAGCTGAGGCTGACGGCCGGGATGTTCCAGGGGATGCTGCCCACCCTCAACGTCCACAGGGTCGGGGAAG GTGAACCTGAACTCCATCCGCCGCTGTTTGCTGATCTCCTACGAGGCCGAGTCGCGGCTGCTGGAGCTGCGGCACTA CAGTGTCCAGGTGGTGCCCGTGGGGCTCAGCCGGGGGATCCGGAAAATTCTCCAGGAGAAATTCCCCGACCTGGGCAGGATGGACGACGTCAGCCAGCTGCTCACAGG ggaCGCCGGGCTGTCCGAGAGCGAGGCGGAGCCGGACGGGTCCCAGAACGTTCTGGAACTGCCCCAGAACTGCGCCGGGCGCGGCAACGCCGTGACACTGCAGAGTGCCATCAGACTGaccgag CCCCCAAAGGTGAGGAGGAGCTGCGGGAGCTGCAGGTGCGGCGCGAGCGGCGGCTGCAGGTGagggcggagcggcggcggcagcaggagcagaacctGGAGAGGAAACGGCAGCAGAGGGAGcggcacag AGAGCGCAGCCTGGCCGGGATGGGCCGGGCCCCAGGTGGCCCCACAGGTGGCCCAGGTGGCCCCACAGGTGCCAGCGGAGGTGACAGCGACGTCGAGGACCCCGGCGCACCTGAGGCAGGTGAGGCCGAGGCGTCGGACGAGGACGAGGCCGAATATTACAgacaggagctgggggaggagcCTGACACAG atttgttccctggctgctccaagaGGAAGCGAAGCCCCTCGGCCGCGCCCCGAGCCCGGAAACGACGGAAGAGGAGCCCAAAATCCacccctggaaccccaaaattcacccctggaaccccaaaatccacccctggaaccccaaaattcacccctggaaccccaaaatccacccctggaaccccaaaatccacccctggatcccaaaaattccacccAGGAacacaaaaatcccacccaggacaccccaaaaaccccaaatcccacccaggaacccccaaatcccgccctggaaatcccaaatttcatcctggcaccccaaaatcccaacggggaaccccaaaatcccatcctggatcccaaaaatccacacctggcaccccaaaattccatcctggatcccaaaaatccacacctggcaccccaaaatcccatcctggatcccaaaaatccacacctggcaccccaaaatcccacccaggacaccccaaaactcccaaatcccaccccagcaAAGctggaacccccaaatcccaacgggaaaccccaaaatcccacccaggacaccccaaaaaccccaaatcccacccaggaacccccaaatcccgccctggaaatcccaaatttcatcctggcaccccaaaatcccaacggggaaccccaaaatcccatcctggatcccaaaaatccacacctggcaccccaaaatcccacccaggacaccccaaaaaccccaaatcccaccccaggaaagctggaacccccaaatcccaacgggaaaccccaaaatcccacccaggacaccccaaaaaccccaaatcccaccggGGGAAGCTCCTGAGCCCCcggaaaatcccaaatttccctcgGCCAGGACAGGCCcggaaaaggaaaaattga
- the PPAN gene encoding suppressor of SWI4 1 homolog isoform X5 yields MGRPGKSRFQRQQRAQARQRSEQEFGSVPHSFVFARGRPGRSLRSLCRDLRRVLEPFTARSLQVRRSNSLRDLLAVAGPLGVTQFLALSKSQSGVNLKLFRLPGGPTLTFKVLQYSLVRDVVSALRRHRMHEQQFLHPPLLVLGNLGAQGGPELRLTAGMFQGMLPTLNVHRVNLNSIRRCLLISYEAESRLLELRHYSVQVVPVGLSRGIRKILQEKFPDLGRMDDVSQLLTGDAGLSESEAEPDGSQNVLELPQNCAGRGNAVTLQSAIRLTEIGPRLTLQLLKVEEGLGQGNVLYHGLAPKGEEELRELQVRRERRLQVRAERRRQQEQNLERKRQQRERHRERSLAGMGRAPGGPTGGPGGPTGASGGDSDVEDPGAPEAGEAEASDEDEAEYYRQELGEEPDTDLFPGCSKRKRSPSAAPRARKRRKRSPKSTPGTPKFTPGTPKSTPGTPKFTPGTPKSTPGTPKSTPGSQKFHPGTQKSHPGHPKNPKSHPGTPKSRPGNPKFHPGTPKFHPGSQKSTPGTPKSHPGSQKSTPGTPKSHPGHPKTPKSHPSKAGTPKSQRETPKSHPGHPKNPKSHPGTPKSRPGNPKFHPGTPKSQRGTPKSHPGSQKSTPGTPKSHPGHPKNPKSHPRKAGTPKSQRETPKSHPGHPKNPKSHRGKLLSPRKIPNFPRPGQARKRKN; encoded by the exons ATGGGGCGGCCCGGGAAG AGCCGATTCCAGCGGCAGCAGCGGGCTCAGGCCCGGCAGCGCTCGGAGCAGGAGTTCGGCTCCGTCCCGCACTCCTTCGTGTTCGCGCGCGGCCGCCCCGGGAGGAGCCTCAGGAGCCTCTGCCGGGACCTGCGCAGGGTCCTGGAGCCCTTCACGGCCAGGAGCctgcag GTGCGCCGGAGCAATTCCCTGCGGGACCTGCTGGCCGTGGCCGGGCCCTTGGGCGTGACGCAGTTCCTGGCGCTCAGCAAATCCCAGAGCGGCGTCAACCTG aAACTTTTCCGCCTCCCGGGGGGTCCCACCCTGACCTTCAAAGTGCTGCAG TACTCCCTGGTGCGGGACGTGGTCTCAGCCCTGCGGAGGCACCGCATGCACGAGCAGCAGTTCCTGCACCCCcccctgctggtgctgggcaaTCTGGGGGCCCAGGGGGGGCCGGAGCTGAGGCTGACGGCCGGGATGTTCCAGGGGATGCTGCCCACCCTCAACGTCCACAGG GTGAACCTGAACTCCATCCGCCGCTGTTTGCTGATCTCCTACGAGGCCGAGTCGCGGCTGCTGGAGCTGCGGCACTA CAGTGTCCAGGTGGTGCCCGTGGGGCTCAGCCGGGGGATCCGGAAAATTCTCCAGGAGAAATTCCCCGACCTGGGCAGGATGGACGACGTCAGCCAGCTGCTCACAGG ggaCGCCGGGCTGTCCGAGAGCGAGGCGGAGCCGGACGGGTCCCAGAACGTTCTGGAACTGCCCCAGAACTGCGCCGGGCGCGGCAACGCCGTGACACTGCAGAGTGCCATCAGACTGaccgag atCGGGCCCCGTCTGAcgctgcagctgctgaaggtggaggaggggctgggccagggcaacGTCCTGTACCACGGCCTGg CCCCCAAAGGTGAGGAGGAGCTGCGGGAGCTGCAGGTGCGGCGCGAGCGGCGGCTGCAGGTGagggcggagcggcggcggcagcaggagcagaacctGGAGAGGAAACGGCAGCAGAGGGAGcggcacag AGAGCGCAGCCTGGCCGGGATGGGCCGGGCCCCAGGTGGCCCCACAGGTGGCCCAGGTGGCCCCACAGGTGCCAGCGGAGGTGACAGCGACGTCGAGGACCCCGGCGCACCTGAGGCAGGTGAGGCCGAGGCGTCGGACGAGGACGAGGCCGAATATTACAgacaggagctgggggaggagcCTGACACAG atttgttccctggctgctccaagaGGAAGCGAAGCCCCTCGGCCGCGCCCCGAGCCCGGAAACGACGGAAGAGGAGCCCAAAATCCacccctggaaccccaaaattcacccctggaaccccaaaatccacccctggaaccccaaaattcacccctggaaccccaaaatccacccctggaaccccaaaatccacccctggatcccaaaaattccacccAGGAacacaaaaatcccacccaggacaccccaaaaaccccaaatcccacccaggaacccccaaatcccgccctggaaatcccaaatttcatc ctggcaccccaaaattccatcctggatcccaaaaatccacacctggcaccccaaaatcccatcctggatcccaaaaatccacacctggcaccccaaaatcccacccaggacaccccaaaactcccaaatcccaccccagcaAAGctggaacccccaaatcccaacgggaaaccccaaaatcccacccaggacaccccaaaaaccccaaatcccacccaggaacccccaaatcccgccctggaaatcccaaatttcatcctggcaccccaaaatcccaacggggaaccccaaaatcccatcctggatcccaaaaatccacacctggcaccccaaaatcccacccaggacaccccaaaaaccccaaatcccaccccaggaaagctggaacccccaaatcccaacgggaaaccccaaaatcccacccaggacaccccaaaaaccccaaatcccaccggGGGAAGCTCCTGAGCCCCcggaaaatcccaaatttccctcgGCCAGGACAGGCCcggaaaaggaaaaattga